One genomic window of Mangifera indica cultivar Alphonso unplaced genomic scaffold, CATAS_Mindica_2.1 Un_0018, whole genome shotgun sequence includes the following:
- the LOC123205873 gene encoding uncharacterized protein LOC123205873: MAAENKPKSGGNSKNFGGKKRKQFLPYNKPVKKKGTYPLRPGVQGFFITCDGGRERQAAHEALFVIDSFFDELINKEGSGKNLAGKPNKPLNKKIVFASSSSEDDDTDDDEEEEEEEEVVVAGEDKEGGEGKKGEGKQSDSCEDGNASHENLTNEKSNPHDLNEVCSGNEIEGMNSENKESGEPPAKKQCLEPEALKSVLNEKVEKSIDKLIEAELKELGDKNKRRFVNLDSGCNGVAIVQMRKRDGDPSPKDIVQHMMTSAKLTRKPVSRFILRVLPVEVSCYASEEEIQRAIKPLVEKYFPVETQDPQKFAVLYEARANTGIDRMKIINAVARSVPAPHKVDLSNPDKTIIVEIVKTVCMIGVIEKYKELQKCNLRQLTSVKQ, translated from the exons ATGGCGGCTGAAAACAAACCCAAGAGTGGAGGCAACAGCAAGAACTTCGGGGGCAAGAAGAGAAAGCAATTCCTCCCTTACAACAAACCAGTCAAGAAGAAAGGAACCTACCCTTTGAGGCCCGGAGTTCAAGGCTTTTTCATCACCTGCGATGGTGGCCGGGAACGTCAAGCTGCTCACGAGGCCCTCTTCGTTATTGATTCT TTCTTTGATGAGTTGATCAATAAAGAGGGTTCTGGTAAGAACCTTGCTGGGAAACCGAATAAaccattaaataaaaagattgtaTTTGCATCTTCTAGTAGTGAAGATGATGACACtgatgatgatgaggaggaggaggaggaggaagaggTTGTGGTGGCTGGAGAGGATAAAGAGGGGGGTGAAGGGAAGAAGGGAGAAGGGAAGCAATCAGACTCTTGTGAAGATGGTAATGCAAGTcatgaaaatttaacaaatgagaaGTCAAATCCTCATGATTTGAATGAGGTGTGCAGTGGAAATGAAATTGAGGGGATGAATAGTGAAAATAAAGAGTCTGGGGAGCCGCCAGCCAAGAAGCAGTGTTTAGAACCTGAAGCATTAAAATCTGTGCTGAACGAAAAAGTGGAGAAATccattgataaactaattgaaGCTGAGCTCAAAGAACTTGGTGATAAAAATAAG AGGCGCTTTGTCAACCTTGATTCAGGCTGTAATGGTGTTGCCATCGTTCAAATGCGGAAGAGAGACGGAGACCCCAGCCCTAAAGACATTGTACAACACATGATGACATCTGCTAAGTTGACAAGGAAACCAGTGTCGAG GTTCATCTTAAGAGTATTACCAGTTGAAGTGTCATGCTATGCTTCAGAAGAGGAAATTCAAAGAGCAATAAAACCTCTTGTGGAAAAGTATTTCCCTGTGGAAACTCAGGACCCTCAAAAG TTTGCTGTGTTGTATGAGGCTCGTGCAAATACCGGAATTGACaggatgaaaataataaatgctGTGGCAAGATCTGTTCCTGCACCCCATAAGGTTGATCTTAGCAATCCTGACAAGACAATCATAGTTGAAATTGTTAAG ACTGTGTGCATGATCGGGGTGATTGAGAAGTACAAGGAGTTACAGAAATGCAATCTGAGGCAGTTGACATCAGTAAAGCAGTAA
- the LOC123205877 gene encoding ubiquitin-conjugating enzyme E2 20-like: MPTVNGHQSNTPAAAPATATATEQSVNPVKTVDNPSVLKRLQTELMALMMSGDSGISAFPEEDNIFSWKGTIHGSKDTVFEGTEYKLSLSFPFDYPFKPPKVKFETICFHPNVDLFGNICLDILQDKWSSAYDVRTILISIQSLLGEPNISSPLNSQAAQLWSNQAEYRKMVEKFYKPPSA, translated from the exons ATGCCTACTGTTAACGGGCACCAAAGCAACACTCCGGCTGCCGCTCCCGCCACTGCCACCGCTACTGAGCAATCTGTTAACCCAGTCAAGACCGTTGACAATCCATCTGTGCTAAAAAG GTTGCAGACGGAACTGATGGCCTTAATG ATGAGTGGAGATTCAGGGATATCTGCATTCCCTGAGGAGGACAACATATTCTCCTGGAAAGGTACAATCCATGGAAGCAAAGACACGGTTTTTGAAGGAACAGAGTACAAGCTATCCCTTTCTTTCCCTTTTGACTATCCATTCAAGCCTCCAAAGGTGAAGTTCGAAACCATTTGCTTTCATCCCAATGTTGATCTCTTTGGCAATATTTGCCTGGACATTCTTCAG GATAAATGGTCTTCAGCTTATGATGTGAGAACAATTCTGATATCAATCCAGAGCTTGCTTGGAG AACCAAACATCAGTTCCCCTCTAAACAGTCAAGCAGCACAGCTATGGAGCAATCAAGCAG AATATAGGAAGATGGTTGAGAAATTTTACAAGCCTCCAAGTGCATGA
- the LOC123205876 gene encoding uncharacterized protein LOC123205876 yields the protein MESLYVKLYDRFNKLKKKKFSEFEEISKDQELKFLKYVNAAEELIEYLRNENDQLRAQVNNLRTEVDSIRSTNNEQVVEYQKLLTEENQKNKALSEEVERLRKFNQERISSCLKDDKNDYMQLNTPEGAQIAPVKLPMSSSKRMTRKRSREIRTERESTIMPSSGGQDGAIAGESAKDLSKETVSSGAFVYDQLPECCKRANDKSGDIHNISSANCLFQALIEYLVGMKLSALIHTDGVSISALHQSSGYSFSLTWIENVGGKESELLYRVVSLGTFERVAPEWMREVLMFSISMCPIFFERIARVIKLHR from the exons ATGGAATCTTTGTACGTGAAACTCTATGATAGGTTCAACAAATTGAAG aagaaaaaattCAGTGAATTTGAGGAAATTAGTAAAGATCAAGAATTGAAGTTTCTAAAATATGTGAATG CTGCAGAAGAGTTGATAGAATACTTGAGAAATGAAAATGACCAGTTACGTGCTCAAGTTAACAACTTGAGAACTGAAGTGGACTCCATCAG GTCCACCAACAATGAGCAAGTTGTTGAATACCAAAAACTTTTAACAGAAGAGAACCAAAAGA ATAAAGCTCTGTCCGAAGAAGTTGAGAGGCTCCGAAAGTTTAATCAAGAGAGAATTTCTTCATGCTTGAAGGATGACAAAAATGATTACATGCAGCTAAATACTCCTGAAGGTGCTCAAATTGCACCCGTAAAGTTGCCCATGAGCTCCTCTAAAAGAATGACAAGAAAGCGTAGCAGGGAAATTAGGACTGAGAGAGAAAGTACAATTATGCCTAGTTCTGGTGGCCAAGATGGTGCAATTGCAGGAGAATCAGCAAAGGATTTATCAAAAGAAACTGTGTCGAGTGGCGCTTTTGTATATGATCAGCTG CCAGAATGCTGCAAAAGAGCTAACGACAAATCAG gtGATATACATAACATTAGTTCTGCCAACTGCCTTTTTCAAGCTCTTATTGAATACTTAGTTGGCATGAAATTATCTGCACTTATCCATACTGATGGAGTAAGCATTTCAGCTCTGCATCAATCAAGTG GTTACTCATTCAGTCTAACCTGGATAGAAAATGTAGGCGGGAAGGAATCGGAGCTGCTCTACCGTGTAGTTTCTCTAGGAACATTTGAGAGGGTAGCACCCGAGTGGATGAGGGAGGTCCTAATGTTTAGTATAAGTATGTGTCCGATATTTTTCGAGAGGATAGCCCGTGTGATCAAGCTACATCGCTAA
- the LOC123205887 gene encoding nucleolar GTP-binding protein 1-like: MVQYNFKKITVVPNGKDFIDIILSRTQRQTPTVVHKGYAISRLRQFYMRKVKYTQQNFHEKLSTIIEEFPRLDDIHPFYGDLLHVLYNKDHYKLALGQINTARNLISKISKDYVKLLKYGDSLYRCKSLKVAALGRMCTVIKRISPSLAYLEQIRQHMARLPSIDPNTRTILICGYPNVGKSSFMNKITRADVDVQPYAFTTKSLFIGHTDYKYLRYQVIDTPGILDRPFEDRNIIEMCSITALAHLRAAVLFFLDISGSCGYSIAQQAALFHSIKSLFMNKPLIIVCNKTDLQPLENISEEDMKLVMEMKAEALKTVMASGGELETDEGVLLTMSTLTEDGVSLVKNAACERLLNQRVEMKMKTKKINDCMNRFHVAMPKPRDQKERPPCIPQAVLEAKAKQAAEHEKRKTEKDLENENGGAGVYSASLRKNYILSNDEWKEDIVPEILDGHNVYDFVDPDILLRLEELEREEGFREIGEDDDFEQDGNELTPEEQEALAEIRRKKSLLIQQHRIKKSTAESRPTVPRKFDKERKYTTQRMGRQLSSLGLDPSLAMNRARSKSRGRKRERSPDRGNIDNGDAMDMDVDQPNKKLRLRSMSRSRSKSRPPSEVAPGEGFKDSAQKVKAIKLGKKSVKKRNKDARRGEADRVIPTLKPKHLFSGKRSIGKTQRR, translated from the coding sequence ATGGTGCAATATAATTTCAAGAAGATTACTGTTGTTCCTAATGGAAAGGATTTCATTGACATCATTCTATCCCGTACCCAACGTCAAACACCGACTGTTGTTCATAAAGGATATGCCATTTCTCGGCTCCGTCAGTTTTACATGCGTAAGGTAAAATATACGCAACAAAATTTTCATGAGAAACTGTCTACAATCATTGAAGAGTTTCCACGTCTAGATGATATCCACCCTTTTTATGGAGACCTTCTGCATGTGCTCTATAATAAAGATCACTACAAGCTTGCTCTTGGCCAAATAAACACTGCAAGGAACCTCATCAGCAAAATTTCTAAAGATTATGTGAAGTTGTTGAAGTATGGTGACTCGCTTTACCGTTGCAAGTCTCTAAAGGTTGCTGCTCTTGGTCGAATGTGTACTGTAATAAAGAGAATTAGTCCTAGTCTGGCATATTTAGAACAGATCAGACAACACATGGCAAGGCTTCCTTCAATTGATCCAAATACAAGGACTATTTTGATTTGTGGGTACCCTAATGTTGGAAAGAGCTCATTTATGAATAAGATTACCAGGGCTGATGTGGATGTCCAGCCTTATGCTTTTACCACAaagtcactgtttataggtcaTACTGATTATAAGTATCTGAGGTATCAGGTGATTGATACCCCAGGTATTTTGGACCGGCCATTTGAAGATCGTAACATTATTGAAATGTGCAGTATAACAGCGCTGGCACATCTACGAGCTGCTGTGCTGTTCTTCTTGGACATCTCAGGATCATGTGGATACAGCATTGCCCAGCAGGCAGCTCTTTTTCACAGCATTAAGTCTCTGTTTATGAACAAACCCTTGATTATTGTCTGTAACAAGACTGATTTGCAGCCACTGGAAAATATATCTGAGGAAGACATGAAATTGGTTATGGAGATGAAAGCTGAAGCATTGAAAACTGTGATGGCTTCAGGAGGAGAACTTGAAACTGATGAGGGGGTGCTATTGACCATGAGCACTTTGACTGAAGATGGGGTTAGTTTGGTGAAGAATGCAGCTTGTGAGAGGTTATTGAATCAAAGGGtagaaatgaagatgaaaaccAAAAAGATAAATGACTGTATGAATCGGTTTCATGTAGCAATGCCAAAGCCACGGGACCAGAAGGAAAGGCCACCTTGTATACCTCAGGCAGTTTTGGAAGCTAAAGCCAAGCAAGCAGCTGAACACGAAAAGAGGAAGACAGAAAAGGATTTGGAGAACGAGAATGGTGGTGCTGGTGTATATTCTGCCAGTCTGAGAAAGAATTATATCTTGTCCAATGATGAATGGAAAGAAGATATAGTGCCTGAAATTCTCGATGGCCACAATGTTTATGACTTTGTTGATCCAGATATCTTGTTAAGGCTTGAAGAGTTGGAACGGGAAGAAGGTTTTAGGGAAATAGGGgaagatgatgattttgaacagGATGGTAATGAACTGACCCCAGAAGAGCAAGAAGCACTGGCAGAGATCAGGAGAAAGAAAAGCTTGCTCATTCAACAACATAGGATCAAGAAAAGCACTGCTGAGAGTCGGCCCACAGTACCTAGAAAGTTTGACAAGGAAAGGAAGTACACGACACAGAGAATGGGGAGGCAGCTATCATCTTTGGGACTGGATCCTTCTTTGGCAATGAATCGTGCCCGCAGCAAGTCTAGAGGCCGTAAAAGGGAGAGGTCACCTGACAGGGGAAATATTGATAATGGTGATGCTATGGATATGGATGTGGACCAACCAAACAAGAAGCTGCGGCTGAGGTCCATGTCCCGGTCAAGGTCAAAATCACGACCTCCTAGTGAAGTTGCCCCAGGAGAGGGTTTCAAGGACTCTGCTCAAAAGGTCAAGGCAATCAAACTGGGCAAGAAATCTGTTAAGAAGAGGAACAAGGATGCTCGTCGTGGAGAAGCTGACAGAGTTATTCCTACATTGAAACCAAAGCATTTGTTCTCTGGAAAACGCTCCATTGGAAAAACCCAAAGACGGTGA
- the LOC123205886 gene encoding nuclear cap-binding protein subunit 1-like isoform X2: protein MRFLTAMMCSKVLQPGSLVVVFETLLSSAATTVDEEKGNPSWQACADFYVTCILSCLPWGGAELVEQVPEEIDRVMLGLEAYLSIRRRATDTGLSFFEEDDDESGKGVVEKDFLEDLWERIQTLSNNGWKVDSVPRPHLSFEAQLVSGKSHEFGAVNCPEQPNPASTFSGITYGEQKHEADLKYPQRICRLNIFSTSKSEDMQPIDRVIVEEYLLDVLLFFSGCRKECASFMVSLPVPFRYEYIMAETIFSQLLLLPQPPFKPIYYTLVIMDLCKALPGAFPAVVAGAVRALFEKIADLDMECQTRFITWFSHHLSNFQFIWPWEEWAYVLELPKWAPQRLFVQEVLEREVRLSYWDKVKQSIENAPALEELLPPKGSPNFKYSAEDDQEKYEEYTLSAELTSKVKGRQSAREIIAWVEESIYPVHGLEVTLSVVVQTLLDIGSKSFTHLITVLERYGQVISKICPDQDKQVMLIAEVSSYWKNNAQITAIAIDRMMGYRLISNLAIVRWVFSPASIDQFHTSHHPWEILRNAVNKTYNRICDLRKEIASLKKDVALTKEAAAKAKADLEAAESKLTLVDGEPVLGENPARTNRLKLQAEKTKKEEVSAQESLEAKEALFVRAVDENESLFLSLYKSFSTVLSERLPDASRTGTMRELKSVPADAMAIDTEDSSAMDLDNENGRPKNSQSNGGNTTDIYNIGEKEQWCLTTLGYVKAFSRQYASEIWPCIKKLEAEVLTEDVHPLFRKAVYSGLGWPIN, encoded by the exons ATGCGATTTCTAACTGCTATG ATGTGTAGCAAAGTTCTACAACCTGGTTCGCTTGTAGTTGTTTTTGAAACATTATTATCATCAGCTGCAACTACAGTTGATGAGGAGAAAGGAAATCCCTCATGGCAAGCATGTGCTGATTTTTACGTAACATGCATCTTGTCTTGTCTCCCATGGGGAGGTGCGGAACTTGTTGAG CAAGTCCCTGAAGAAATTGATAGGGTCATGCTTGGCTTAGAAGCCTATTTAAGCATTAGAAGGCGTGCTACAGACACTGGTTTGTCTTTCTTtgaggaggatgatgatgagTCTGGGAAGGGTGTTGTTGAAAAG GATTTCTTGGAAGATTTGTGGGAGCGGATTCAAACCCTATCAAACAATGGATGGAAAGTTGATAGTG TTCCAAGGCCTCACCTTTCATTTGAAGCTCAACTGGTTTCTGGGAAGTCTCATGAATTTGGGGCAGTAAACTGCCCTGAGCAACCTAATCCAGCTTCAACGTTTTCTGGGATAACTTATGGTGAACAAAAGCATGAAGCAGATTTGAAGTATCCTCAAAGGATATGCAGGCTTAATATATTTTCGACAAGTAAGAGTGAG GATATGCAACCTATTGATCGCGTCATCGTGGAGGAGTACTTGTTGGATGTGCTTTTGTTCTTCAGTGGCTG TCGAAAGGAATGTGCTTCTTTCATGGTCAGTTTGCCTGTGCCCTTCCGATACGAGTATATTATGGCAGAGACCATCTTCTCACAG TTGCTTTTGCTACCTCAACCCCCATTCAAGCCAATATATTACACATTGGTTATTATGGATCTCTGTAAG GCTCTTCCTGGGGCCTTTCCTGCAGTTGTTGCTGGTGCAGTCCGTGCACTTTTTGAGAAAATAGCTGACTTGGATATGGAGTGCCAGACACGGTTTATTACGTGGTTTTCACACCACCT ATCAAACTTCCAATTTATCTGGCCTTGGGAAGAATGGGCTTATGTCTTAGAACTCCCTAAGTGGGCTCCACAACGATTGTTTGTTCAAGAGGTGTTGGAAAGGGAAGTTCGTCTATCATACTGGGACAAAGTTAAGCAG aGCATTGAGAATGCCCCTGCTTTAGAAGAGTTGCTTCCCCCAAAAGGCAGTCCAAATTTCAAGTACAGTGCGGAAGATGatcaagaaaaatatgaggaatATACACTTTCTGCAGAACTAACTAGTAAGGTCAAAGGAAGGCAAAGTGCACGTGAAATAATTGCATGGGTAGAAGAAAGCATATATCCTGTTCATGGTTTGGAAGTAACCCTCAGTGTAGTGGTACAGACACTTCTTGATATTGGATCCAAGAGTTTCACTCACTTGATCACTGTCTTGGAGAGGTACGGCCAAgtcatttcaaaaatttgtccTGATCAGGACAAGCAAGTGATGCTGATAGCAGAAGTGAGTTCTTACTGGAAGAACAATGCACAAATAACAGCCATAGCAATTGATAGAATGATGGGTTACCGTCTTATTTCTAATTTGGCTATTGTGAGATGGGTCTTCTCTCCAGCGAGCATTGACCAATTTCATACATCTCATCATCCATGGGAG ATCCTCAGAAATGCagttaacaaaacatataatcGTATCTGTGATCTAAGGAAGGAGATTGCATCTCTTAAGAAGGATGTTGCATTAACCAAAGAAGCTGCGGCAAAGGCCAAAGCAGATTTGGAGGCTGCTGAGTCAAAACTTACACTGGTAGATGGTGAACCTGTTCTTGGTGAAAACCCTGCAAGGACAAACCGTTTGAAATTACAAgctgaaaaaacaaagaaagaggaGGTATCAGCCCAGGAATCTTTAGAAGCCAAGGAGGCTCTTTTTGTTCGAGCAGTAGATGAGAATGAG TCGTTGTTCCTTTCTCTTTACAAAAGTTTCTCAACTGTATTGAGTGAACGCCTGCCTGATGCATCAAGAACTGGTACAATGCGGGAATTAAAGTCTGTCCCTGCAGATGCCATGGCCATTGACACTGAAGACTCATCAGCAATGGACTTGGACAATGAGAATGGAAGACCTAAAAACAG TCAGTCAAACGGCGGGAACACAACTGATATTTACAACATAGGTGAAAAAGAGCAATGGTGTCTAACAACACTGGGCTACGTCAAGGCCTTCTCAAGGCAGTATGCTTCTGAG ATATGGCCCTGTATCAAGAAGCTGGAAGCTGAGGTACTAACTGAAGATGTGCATCCTCTTTTCCGTAAAGCAGTTTACTCCGGACTAGGTTGGCCGATCAACTAA
- the LOC123205886 gene encoding nuclear cap-binding protein subunit 1-like isoform X1 — protein sequence MSSWKSLLLRIGDKCPEYGTSGDFKDHIETCFSVLRRELEHSANDILPYLLQCAQKIPHKIPLYGTLVGLLNLENEDFVKKLVENTQTTFQDALGSGNCDQIRILMRFLTAMMCSKVLQPGSLVVVFETLLSSAATTVDEEKGNPSWQACADFYVTCILSCLPWGGAELVEQVPEEIDRVMLGLEAYLSIRRRATDTGLSFFEEDDDESGKGVVEKDFLEDLWERIQTLSNNGWKVDSVPRPHLSFEAQLVSGKSHEFGAVNCPEQPNPASTFSGITYGEQKHEADLKYPQRICRLNIFSTSKSEDMQPIDRVIVEEYLLDVLLFFSGCRKECASFMVSLPVPFRYEYIMAETIFSQLLLLPQPPFKPIYYTLVIMDLCKALPGAFPAVVAGAVRALFEKIADLDMECQTRFITWFSHHLSNFQFIWPWEEWAYVLELPKWAPQRLFVQEVLEREVRLSYWDKVKQSIENAPALEELLPPKGSPNFKYSAEDDQEKYEEYTLSAELTSKVKGRQSAREIIAWVEESIYPVHGLEVTLSVVVQTLLDIGSKSFTHLITVLERYGQVISKICPDQDKQVMLIAEVSSYWKNNAQITAIAIDRMMGYRLISNLAIVRWVFSPASIDQFHTSHHPWEILRNAVNKTYNRICDLRKEIASLKKDVALTKEAAAKAKADLEAAESKLTLVDGEPVLGENPARTNRLKLQAEKTKKEEVSAQESLEAKEALFVRAVDENESLFLSLYKSFSTVLSERLPDASRTGTMRELKSVPADAMAIDTEDSSAMDLDNENGRPKNSQSNGGNTTDIYNIGEKEQWCLTTLGYVKAFSRQYASEIWPCIKKLEAEVLTEDVHPLFRKAVYSGLGWPIN from the exons ATGAGCAGTTGGAAGAGTCTCCTCTTACGAATCGGCGACAAGTGTCCCGAGTATGGCACCTCTGGCGACTTCAAAGATCACATT GAAACATGCTTCAGCGTACTTCGGCGAGAGCTCGAACACTCAGCTAACGATATTTTGCCC tACCTTCTACAATGTGCGCAAAAAATTCCTCACAAAATTCCTTTATATGGGACATTG GTTGGTTTGTTGAACTTGGAAAATGAGGACTTTGTTAAGAAACTAGTGGAGAATACTCAAACTACTTTTCAG GATGCCTTAGGTTCTGGAAACTGTGATCAAATTCGTATTTTGATGCGATTTCTAACTGCTATG ATGTGTAGCAAAGTTCTACAACCTGGTTCGCTTGTAGTTGTTTTTGAAACATTATTATCATCAGCTGCAACTACAGTTGATGAGGAGAAAGGAAATCCCTCATGGCAAGCATGTGCTGATTTTTACGTAACATGCATCTTGTCTTGTCTCCCATGGGGAGGTGCGGAACTTGTTGAG CAAGTCCCTGAAGAAATTGATAGGGTCATGCTTGGCTTAGAAGCCTATTTAAGCATTAGAAGGCGTGCTACAGACACTGGTTTGTCTTTCTTtgaggaggatgatgatgagTCTGGGAAGGGTGTTGTTGAAAAG GATTTCTTGGAAGATTTGTGGGAGCGGATTCAAACCCTATCAAACAATGGATGGAAAGTTGATAGTG TTCCAAGGCCTCACCTTTCATTTGAAGCTCAACTGGTTTCTGGGAAGTCTCATGAATTTGGGGCAGTAAACTGCCCTGAGCAACCTAATCCAGCTTCAACGTTTTCTGGGATAACTTATGGTGAACAAAAGCATGAAGCAGATTTGAAGTATCCTCAAAGGATATGCAGGCTTAATATATTTTCGACAAGTAAGAGTGAG GATATGCAACCTATTGATCGCGTCATCGTGGAGGAGTACTTGTTGGATGTGCTTTTGTTCTTCAGTGGCTG TCGAAAGGAATGTGCTTCTTTCATGGTCAGTTTGCCTGTGCCCTTCCGATACGAGTATATTATGGCAGAGACCATCTTCTCACAG TTGCTTTTGCTACCTCAACCCCCATTCAAGCCAATATATTACACATTGGTTATTATGGATCTCTGTAAG GCTCTTCCTGGGGCCTTTCCTGCAGTTGTTGCTGGTGCAGTCCGTGCACTTTTTGAGAAAATAGCTGACTTGGATATGGAGTGCCAGACACGGTTTATTACGTGGTTTTCACACCACCT ATCAAACTTCCAATTTATCTGGCCTTGGGAAGAATGGGCTTATGTCTTAGAACTCCCTAAGTGGGCTCCACAACGATTGTTTGTTCAAGAGGTGTTGGAAAGGGAAGTTCGTCTATCATACTGGGACAAAGTTAAGCAG aGCATTGAGAATGCCCCTGCTTTAGAAGAGTTGCTTCCCCCAAAAGGCAGTCCAAATTTCAAGTACAGTGCGGAAGATGatcaagaaaaatatgaggaatATACACTTTCTGCAGAACTAACTAGTAAGGTCAAAGGAAGGCAAAGTGCACGTGAAATAATTGCATGGGTAGAAGAAAGCATATATCCTGTTCATGGTTTGGAAGTAACCCTCAGTGTAGTGGTACAGACACTTCTTGATATTGGATCCAAGAGTTTCACTCACTTGATCACTGTCTTGGAGAGGTACGGCCAAgtcatttcaaaaatttgtccTGATCAGGACAAGCAAGTGATGCTGATAGCAGAAGTGAGTTCTTACTGGAAGAACAATGCACAAATAACAGCCATAGCAATTGATAGAATGATGGGTTACCGTCTTATTTCTAATTTGGCTATTGTGAGATGGGTCTTCTCTCCAGCGAGCATTGACCAATTTCATACATCTCATCATCCATGGGAG ATCCTCAGAAATGCagttaacaaaacatataatcGTATCTGTGATCTAAGGAAGGAGATTGCATCTCTTAAGAAGGATGTTGCATTAACCAAAGAAGCTGCGGCAAAGGCCAAAGCAGATTTGGAGGCTGCTGAGTCAAAACTTACACTGGTAGATGGTGAACCTGTTCTTGGTGAAAACCCTGCAAGGACAAACCGTTTGAAATTACAAgctgaaaaaacaaagaaagaggaGGTATCAGCCCAGGAATCTTTAGAAGCCAAGGAGGCTCTTTTTGTTCGAGCAGTAGATGAGAATGAG TCGTTGTTCCTTTCTCTTTACAAAAGTTTCTCAACTGTATTGAGTGAACGCCTGCCTGATGCATCAAGAACTGGTACAATGCGGGAATTAAAGTCTGTCCCTGCAGATGCCATGGCCATTGACACTGAAGACTCATCAGCAATGGACTTGGACAATGAGAATGGAAGACCTAAAAACAG TCAGTCAAACGGCGGGAACACAACTGATATTTACAACATAGGTGAAAAAGAGCAATGGTGTCTAACAACACTGGGCTACGTCAAGGCCTTCTCAAGGCAGTATGCTTCTGAG ATATGGCCCTGTATCAAGAAGCTGGAAGCTGAGGTACTAACTGAAGATGTGCATCCTCTTTTCCGTAAAGCAGTTTACTCCGGACTAGGTTGGCCGATCAACTAA